Below is a window of Ornithodoros turicata isolate Travis chromosome 7, ASM3712646v1, whole genome shotgun sequence DNA.
GCAATGGAGCAACAGACACAAAACATGCAGTCAGCCACATaataattttaataaataaattaatgaaaTTTAAATTCAATTAAaaattcattaaaatttaatttaattaataaattttaaTATTACATTTAATAAATTATGTATTGTGGCAGAACGAAAGAAAAATGGGAGGAAAAACGGACGCGACAAGCTACGACGACACCGACCTTCACATCGCCCCGAGAGTCAAATCCGTCAAGTTGGTTGAGGAGCTCCAACATGGTCCTTTGGATTTCACGCTCGCCGCCAGAGTTTGAGTCGTACCTAATGTTGGCCATGAGTGAAAAATAGGGTCTTAATGTGCCATCTTACATTGGCAACCTTACCTCTTTGTTCCAACAGCATCGATTTCATCGATGAACACAATGGAAGGTGCATGTTCCTCGGCTACGCGGAACAGCTCCCGTACGAGCTTGGGTCCGTCGCCCTTTTTGTACAAACAAGACAGCACGATGAGCCAATACATAGGGTATTATGTCTCCTGCAGACACCCTTATGGCTTCCTGAACTTTTCTTACCAAGTACTTCTGTATGAGTTCCGATCCCACCACCCTGAGAAATGTGGCGGACGTCTGGTTGGCGACGGCTTTGGCCAGGAGAGTCTTTCCTGTGCCCGGTGGCCCGTACAGAATCACACCCTTGGGAGGGCGGATTCCCATCTCCTCGTAGTATTCTGGATGGGTCAAAGGGAGCTCGACTGACTCCTGAAAGTGTCATTATCGCAAAAAAGCATTTGTTATCCAACTATTTAACGGGAATAACAAGGCCAACCTTGATTTCTTGAATCTGCTGGTCGAGGCCACCAATGTCAGCGTAGGTTTCCTGCGGTGccttctctagtttcatgaCGGTGACCATTGGATCAGTATCGTCCGAGAGCACCCCGACCACGGCATGGACTTTGTGGTTTAGGAGCACCGAGCAGCCAGGCTCCAGCTGGTCCTTGTCCACGAAGGACAGCATGCTGACGTAGTGCTCGCTTCCTACCGACGTGGACACGATGGCATGGTTGTCGTCAATGATCTCCTCCAGATTGCCCACGGACATTGGTGTGCCCCGCAGGTCATCAACCTTTGAGCGTTCTTCCTAGGTAGCAACATTGAAGAAACACGTCAAACCCTAGTTCCACTATTTCACCCATGGTTAAACCATGCTAAGCGAGAGCAGAATGTGTCTGGCTCCAAAAGCTGCATTCTAGCACTGCTCTGAGATGACTCGACAAAAATTTGTTCCCAATATCCCAGAACTCTAACAAATTTATCGCTCACGTTGAAACAGATTTATGAAGGAACAATTCGCACTTTAAAGCTGTCCGACGGCAGAAATCAGTGGCATGCAGTACAGAACTTCAAGCACAACAAATGCAACACCATATATTCAGCATTTCCATAGTGTTCCTTATAGTCCCTAACTACTACTGCCTGATTTGTGATCTGCCTTGACTACCACTACAACCTGACAACAGCTTCCACTTTCACTCTCATACATCACGACGGAACACGGTATGAAATGAAAAGGGCGTATACTTCGTGTTTCTCTTCCTGGGGCTTGAGCCTCTCTTGGTTCCGTAAAAACTCCTCCTCCATCAACAGGTAATCTTTTATACGCTCTTGTTTCAGAAGCTTGAGGCGGCATCGGGTATGAGGAGTCACTGCGTGAGGTTGAAACAAGGCGTGGTGTCTTAAGAGTCTGCACACACGAATCCAACCACAGGAGACTGAGCCACAACTTGGCAAAATAGTGAAATACCTAAAGGTAGCTTGCTTGCTGCTTCTGGTCCCTTTGTCCTTCTCTTCCTCTTTCCAACACGTGTAGGAATCGGTGGCTCATACTTCCTCTTCTTGTCCTTCAAGACACGAGTGTTGATCAACGATGGATGGAAACATGGGATTTGTGTTTGCTCTTTAATTGTTTGCTCGTTAATAAATTTACCTTGTCGTCCTTTTTGTCGCCGCCGGTGCCTCCGCTGCCACTCCCGCCTTGAGAGTGATTTTGACCCTTGTGGAGAGAGAGGTGCAGGGAGAGTCAGTTACAGGGTATCGTGTCCTTAGAAAGGTATATTTCTGCACAATACTGCAAACTGAAATTGGGTGGTGAAGCTAGGGTGCAGGGCACAGCTTAAACAACCACATTTTTCTGTGATTACATGCAATACACACAAAAGAAGTGTAGAAATTGAACCAAGGCAACGTGAGGGCATTGGGAGATTTCAGTGCTGTGTTTGTTCTATGTTTACTTGCCACTGTGACTATTTTGTTGTGTAAACATGTACACAGTATGCACTTTATGTGTAATTGCTCTCACAAGTGATTGATATTAAAATAACTAAAGAGGTTCATCCCCTGAAAGACCTATGTAGAGAAAAGCTTTGACATTTGTTGCTCAGTAGTAGCGCAATACCAAATGAATAATGGAAAGAAAAACATGACGGTATCAAACTCCGTGGAACGCTAGaggtttttgttctttttttttgcgataaCGGCAAACAGATATAGTTCCTTGATAGTCCACAAAGTGTTTGTAGGGCGGTGACCTTTCTACAAGTTAGTCCTGACAATCTGCAGCGTCACACAAGGCCCGTAAACAATCATTGGCAATGCTGCCCGAAGGACGACATAGCTCTAGTCTGGCAGTGATGAATTAGTTCCAGTACAGCTCCGGTGAACACGCTGAAAGCACTGCATATTCTCCACAATTCTATGCAAGAATTTTACAAACAAGACAGTCGTGCTCAACCAAACGAAACAATCATCTCAGAAGTAGAGCACCGTGCGGTTGAGCAATAAACACGTCAAACGTTCAGTTTTACGTTCTGTAGTATCAATACATTGCGGATATTGTTTGTTCCTTCCTTACAGGGCCACACCGGCGTCCAAGCAAATGAACTTGCGTTGTGAATGCTCAGTATCCATGGTCCGGAGTATGCCGAAAGGCATTGTGAGCGATAGGTTCTTTGTTATTCTATTTTGACACACTTAAAGAGAGCTTGTAAACTGACTTGACCATTCAAGCATATCCATGTGTTAAATAAAACAGAAATTTGTAACAAAACTCTATC
It encodes the following:
- the LOC135401415 gene encoding 26S proteasome regulatory subunit 4, whose translation is MGQNHSQGGSGSGGTGGDKKDDKDKKRKYEPPIPTRVGKRKRRTKGPEAASKLPLVTPHTRCRLKLLKQERIKDYLLMEEEFLRNQERLKPQEEKHEEERSKVDDLRGTPMSVGNLEEIIDDNHAIVSTSVGSEHYVSMLSFVDKDQLEPGCSVLLNHKVHAVVGVLSDDTDPMVTVMKLEKAPQETYADIGGLDQQIQEIKESVELPLTHPEYYEEMGIRPPKGVILYGPPGTGKTLLAKAVANQTSATFLRVVGSELIQKYLGDGPKLVRELFRVAEEHAPSIVFIDEIDAVGTKRYDSNSGGEREIQRTMLELLNQLDGFDSRGDVKVVMATNRIETLDPALIRPGRIDRKIEFPLPDERTKRRIFQIHTARMTLALDVCCDDLVMAKDDLSGADIKAICTEAGLMALRERRMKVTNDDFKKSKENVLYRKKEGMPEGLYL